Below is a window of Camelina sativa cultivar DH55 chromosome 11, Cs, whole genome shotgun sequence DNA.
TGCTCTTGATGATGGCAAGAGAGAAGAGTTTAACAAGATTGAACAGGTTTCTTTTGAGCTTTTGTATATTAATTTCAGTTTGTTTGAGGTTTTCACTGTCTTGCTTTCCTAAGGAACTGTCATTTCTCAATACTAATGCTTACTTCATTTCGGTTCTTGATTGCAGGAACTCGAAAAGCTTTCTCATAAGTTTTCTGAAAATGTTTTGGATGCTACAAAGAAGTTTGAAAAGTTGATAACAGACAAGAAAGAGATCGAGGGATTGCCTCCATCCGCTCTTGGGCTATTCGCACAGGCTGCTGTTTCCAAGGTATTAATAATACTAACTGAAAAATATGCAACGTTCcatgtttcttttctttggggGTTTGTCAATTTTTTGCTTCTTGATCCGTGACATTAAGGGCCATGAAAATGCAACTGCTGAGAATGGACCATGGATCATTACACTGGATGCCCCTAGTTATCTTCCTGCTATGCAACATGCCAAAAACCGAGCTCTGCGTGAGGAGCTGTACCGTGCTTACCTAACTCGTGCCTCTTCTGGTGATTTGGATAATACAGCAATTATTGACCAGATTTTGAAGCTCCGCTTGGAAAAAGCTAAGCTTCTTGGTTACAACAATTACGCTGAGGTAGAGTCATCAACCTAAGTATAAgcgtttctttttctctttctaattggCTTAATGGTGTTCTCTGTTGTTCCAGGTAAGCATGTCTATGAAAATGGCTACTGTTGAGAAAGCAGCAGAGCTTTTAGAGAAGCTTCGTAGCGCTTCCTGGGATGCGGCTGTTCTAGGtaacatacattatattttcGAATCACGTTACTGTTGCAACTTGTAACAGTTTGAAGCCGTAGCTTTGGAATTGACCTCTCCAAtacataatttttactttttttattcgTTGTATAAATTAGACATGGAAGACCTCAAGAGTTTTGCAAAGAACCAAAGTGCTGCAGAATCTGACAGTTTGACTCACTGGGACACCACTTTCTGGAGTGAGAGGCTTCGTGAATCCAAATACGATATTAATGAGGTTTTTAGTCCTTCTTTAGcttattattcaaatatatcatTTTGAAAGTCTTGATCTTTATCTCCCATTTTGGTCTTTTTAGGAAGAACTACGTCCATACTTTTCACTGCCAAAAGTTATGGATGGACTTTTCAGTCTAGCTAATACACTATTTGGAATCGATATTGAACCAGCAGATGGTGTAGCTCCGGTAAGATCTAGAATTTTATCTGTTTAGTATACATCTAAAATATAATTACTAAAGTCTGCtaattgaaatatattattgatttgaaGGTCTGGAACAGCGATGTTCGGTTCTACCGCGTTAAAGATTCTTCTGGGAACCCAATTGCTTACTTTTACTTTGATCCATACTCTCGCCCTTCAGAGAAAAGAGGCGGCGCTTGGATGGATGAGGTTGTTTCCCGTAGCCGAGTCATGGCTCAGAAAGGCTCTTCTGTTAGGCTGCCTGTTGCGCACATGGTCTGCAACCAAACTCCACCAGTAGGTGACAAGCCAAGCCTTATGACATTCCGCGAGGTGAATGAGAAAAATTATCATGCTTATATCTTAGCTTGACATGAAATCTCGATTTTTTTCACTTGCTGACTATAACGTCACTCTGATTTACAGGTAGAGACAGTATTTCATGAATTTGGACATGCTCTCCAGCATATGCTTACCAAGGAAGATGAGGGGCTAGTGGCTGGTATCCGGAATATCGAGTGGGACGCAGTTGAATTACCATCACAGTTTATGGAGAATTGGTGCTACCACAGGTACTAAGGAGTTCGTTCATTAACAGAGAGAAATTTTACCCGCTTTGTAATTTTCAACTGAAAGTTATGTTAAATGAGCGCTATGATTCTGGATTGCTGGTTTCAGGGACACTTTAATGAGTATAGCCAAGCATTATCAAACAGGAGAAACACTCCCAGAGGAAGTATACAAGAAACTCCTTGCTGCAAGAACATTCCGTGCAGGGTCCTTTAGTCTTCGTCAGGTGAGTACAAAGTACCACACAAGAAACTGCTAAGGTTTTATATATTCAGTGGTACAAAGTAATGATGGTTCCATGTTTGAATTTCAGTTGAAATTTGCCACTGTTGATCTTGAGCTACACACAAAATACGTACCAGGGGGACCCGAGTCCATCTATGACGTTGATCAAAGGGTATCAGTTAAAACCCAAGTCATCCCTCCACTTCCTGAGGATAGATTCCTCTGTAGCTTCAGTCACATTTTTGCAGGTTAGCAATCCTTTAAAACCctgagatatatatacatatatacttggTGTTTGGTGGTTTTTTGATTAACCATTCACTTGTTCATGAGTTTTCAGGGGGATATGCAGCTGGATATTACAGTTATAAGGTATATTTGAATCTATACATAGCAAAACTCTAACTGGATTTCATAATTCTCACCCAAATTTCTCGGAAAACTTGCAGTGGGCAGAAGTTTTGTCTGCAGATGCTTTTTCAGCTTTTGAAGACGCTGGACTGGATGACATTAAGGTAACCCATATATGCTATAACCctttaatacatttttagtaACGACAAGTTCAGACACGAGATTATGAAATTATAATATGCAAACAGGCTGTTAAGGAAACAGGACAGAGATTCAGAAACACCATACTTGCACTTGGAGGAGGAAAAGCGCCTCTCAAGGTATTTTGATTATGTAGCTGTTCATATAATAATAGTTTCAATATCTATGGCAATTCAGTGTTTAATTGATTCAATATTACGATCATCAGGTGTTTGTTGAGTTTAGAGGACGCGAGCCTTCACCTGAGCCTCTTCTCAGACACAATGGACTCTTAGCTGCTACTGCTTGAATCTTGTATTTTAACACAACATTTTAGTACTCTCAAGATAATGAAAATCAACTTTTCTCAACAAATGACATTGATATATCAACCATTTACTTCACTCAGCTACTACATTGCATTGATTACTTTCTTCTCTTCGATTACCTTTTTTCCTACCAGAACCAAACTCTTGAACACTAACAAcagcaagaaaaaaataagttcATTGAACCCAAAAGACactctccgtcttcttcttcttctcctcctgccCACTCACTCTCTCACCCACTGTTCAGCATTTCACAATTACACTAAACAACTCCTACCTCTAACAGGTAATTAAAtaacaaactcttcttcttgcttAACCTAGAATTCTCTCTATCTACCCCTTACATCTTTCTCTACCTACAACTGCTTCCTAAGGCTTTCatccaaagaaaaaacaaatccattCCTTTCAGTTTCTCtcccttccttccttcctccCTTTACACCCACAGCTAAACGTTCCTAGTACTTCAGGACAGAATCAATGGCTAAAATCCCCAAATGATTCTATCATTAAGCTTCTTTTGCTTCCACAAATGGCGATTGGACACTATCTGCATCAGAATCACTACCTGATGAACTCCCTCCTGACCCTGATTTTGCAAATAAGCGTCAAACGAAAAAACTATTAGTAATGACACAACTAAAAGGAGAAACTTTTAGCAAGGAGGGTTTTAGGAAAAAAGGTTAAAAGAGATATATACCACTAGACGAGGAACCACTACTAGAACTGGAACTGCCTGAAGAAGAATTAGAGCCACTACTAGCAGCTGCTGCAACAGCAGTACCATCTCTTTCAATCTCTACTGATGGGTAATCTTCTATTGGTATGTCTTCTCCAATGTCAACATCCTCTTCCCCTGCATCTCCTTTCCTTGTTCTTTTCTCCGCACTACCCATTTCTGCCATCGAAGTCTAAGAGACACAGAGGACAAGACAGCAATTTAAGTATTGACAGCACAAAAATCAAACGGCTGTTTGGAGAGGGAGGCAGAGCTGATTCGCTTACCATGTTTCTAGGTGGAGTTGTCACATTCCTGATAAACCCTTGGCGCTTGATTTTGCTAGCCATCTTCTTGTAATTTGTCACAAACCGATCAAGCTCCCATAGAGTCTCATTATCAACAGCTTCTATATCTAGCTCAATTTCGTCTCCATCTTGAGCTAAATGTCCGTTTCTCTTCTTGAGAATCTGAACCAACTGTCCAAGCTTCTCAGGAGGTAAGTCTTGTAGATTCATACCAAGCTTTGACTTCTCCTCCATGGTCATCAACCTTTTGTTTGGATCCTTTGCCTTAGGCTTCGGCAACTTCCCTTTCCTCCCTTTTGTAACTTCACTCACATCAGGAGGCGCTTCAACTTCTTCAGTAACCGGCTGCGGAAGTGGTGGTTGAGGCTGAACCACcggaggaggcggaggagaaGGAGATTGCACACGTGTAGGCTCGACTAATTGAGGAGGCAATGTAGGTTGTGGCGGCTTCACTGAATCAAGCTTCTTAGCTATAGATATTTGCTCTGTTCCTTTCCTAGGATTCGCCACCATAGGGTTCTGATTCCACTGTCTTTGCTTAGACTCAGGTTTAAACTCTTGTTTGAACTCAGGTTCAGGACGAGATGATGAACCAGTGAGTTTTAGCTGCTGAGCCTCGAACTTCTTGAATGCAGGGTTGAACATTCCATCAAAATGATCCAGAAGCTTCTCAGCCATAATGTACACATCTTGACCCTTTGGATTATACGACATTGCATTGTTAAATGTCAATCTCACATCGGTAGCGAAATCAATGGGCGAAACGTAAAGCCCCTTATCAAGATTCAACTTAACCGTACCCAGATCCATAGGTTTCTTCACGATCACATGATAATCATGAAGCCCTAAGCCAACCACATCAACAGGGGTATTGAACACCCAAGCCCATTTATGCTTCATCAGCTTAACCAAGATCTGACCACAAGTATTCAACATACCCGCCAACACTTTCTCCGACTCCGGATCCAAAGTAGCCAATTGATTGCTTCGCTTCAGAGCTGACAcattcttcttctgtttcttcttcttcggtccAAGCTCGTTCGTTTCACCGGCGAAACTGTTCAACGGAGCTGAACGAACGGCGGGAACCTCCGGTAAAGTGTAAGCTTGCTGAGTCCCGAACGTGCCTGAGTCGATCCGTTCTCTCAAGATCCGAACCTGCTCGAGCTCAGAGGTGAAACGCTTCTTCAACTCCCTGAGCTGATTCGAGGAGTACCCAGCGACATTGAAAGTAGCGTAGCTTCCAAAACCCGACGAATCATCGAACTGCTTGCCCGAATTGCTCCCGTCgaaattagggttagggttagggttagggttgaagagaggaggaggatgaaggCTATTGGTGTTTTCGGCGAGGGATTGGTTCGTAAATTTCCTCATAAAAACGGCGCCGCATTGTTCCTGGTACGACGGTTCGTTTAAGGTAGCCAAAACAGCCGGTGCCATANNNNNNNNNNNNNNNNNNNNNNNNNNNNNNNNNNNNNNNNNNNNNNNNNNNNNNNNNNNNNNNNNNNNNNNNNNNNNNNNNNNNNNNNNNNNNNNNNNNNNNNNNNNNNNNNNNNNNNNNNNNNNNNNNNNNNNNNNNNNNNNNNNNNNNNNNNNNNNNNNNNNNNNNNNNNNNNNNNNNNNNNNNNNNNNNNNNNNNNNNNNNNNNNNNNNNNNNNNNNNNNNNNNNNNNNNNNNNNNNNNNNNNNNNNNNNNNNNNNNNNNNNNNNNNNNNNNNNNNNNNNNNNNNNNNNNNNNNNNNNNNNNNNNNNNNNNNNNNNNNNNNNNNNNNNNNNNNNNNNNNNNNNNNNNNNNNaaaaaaaaaaaaaaaaatagaaaactttaacctccaaaaacaaaaaaaaaaaggcgggAAAATTACATCACCGGCGAAAATTCCCGGCGgtcggaaaaaaataaaattttggaaggttaaaaagaaaaagaggggTTTTGGGGGAGATAGGccgatgaggaggaagaagatgagaggcATCATCTCTACTTAAAGGCCATTGGAATCTGACCGATATAACGCTTAGTTTCAATCAAACCGTTGAATTTAGATCTTACGGTTCAGATCTGTTCGGTGAAGCTGACCGATCTAGCTACCCGAGAAAACTGCCACGGATGGCTCAGATCGTTGTAATTAGCCACGTGGCGTTATGTTAGTCGTTTGTTCGTGAGGCGTCGTGtgtgttttttgggtttttaatttttgaactttACGAAAAATTGATGggtccttttaaaaaaaaaaaaaaaaatgattttacaaaTGGGTTCCACACtgacatttttattattttataccataatttgttttc
It encodes the following:
- the LOC104727220 gene encoding organellar oligopeptidase A, chloroplastic/mitochondrial-like — translated: MKRIRILATLVIANMLMATPTSRASLNLLRRSPHPKKPTNAHKYYFSSSSSSHFRPSTFRKSYSCPIWSSSFSFCLPPPRSTTSTSFHPFSSFPPSMSSAVAAAVDSAETLSSNPLLQDFDFPPFDSVDASHVRPGIRALLKHLEVELEELEKSVEPSWPKLVEPLEKIVDRLTVVWGMVNHLKAVKDTPELRAAIEDVQPEKVKFQLRLGQSKPIYNAFKAIRDSPDWSSLSEARQRLVEAQIKEAVLIGIALDDGKREEFNKIEQELEKLSHKFSENVLDATKKFEKLITDKKEIEGLPPSALGLFAQAAVSKGHENATAENGPWIITLDAPSYLPAMQHAKNRALREELYRAYLTRASSGDLDNTAIIDQILKLRLEKAKLLGYNNYAEVSMSMKMATVEKAAELLEKLRSASWDAAVLDMEDLKSFAKNQSAAESDSLTHWDTTFWSERLRESKYDINEEELRPYFSLPKVMDGLFSLANTLFGIDIEPADGVAPVWNSDVRFYRVKDSSGNPIAYFYFDPYSRPSEKRGGAWMDEVVSRSRVMAQKGSSVRLPVAHMVCNQTPPVGDKPSLMTFREVETVFHEFGHALQHMLTKEDEGLVAGIRNIEWDAVELPSQFMENWCYHRDTLMSIAKHYQTGETLPEEVYKKLLAARTFRAGSFSLRQLKFATVDLELHTKYVPGGPESIYDVDQRVSVKTQVIPPLPEDRFLCSFSHIFAGGYAAGYYSYKWAEVLSADAFSAFEDAGLDDIKAVKETGQRFRNTILALGGGKAPLKVFVEFRGREPSPEPLLRHNGLLAATA
- the LOC104727219 gene encoding transcription factor GTE7 isoform X2 — protein: MAPAVLATLNEPSYQEQCGAVFMRKFTNQSLAENTNSLHPPPLFNPNPNPNPNFDGSNSGKQFDDSSGFGSYATFNVAGYSSNQLRELKKRFTSELEQVRILRERIDSGTFGTQQAYTLPEVPAVRSAPLNSFAGETNELGPKKKKQKKNVSALKRSNQLATLDPESEKVLAGMLNTCGQILVKLMKHKWAWVFNTPVDVVGLGLHDYHVIVKKPMDLGTVKLNLDKGLYVSPIDFATDVRLTFNNAMSYNPKGQDVYIMAEKLLDHFDGMFNPAFKKFEAQQLKLTGSSSRPEPEFKQEFKPESKQRQWNQNPMVANPRKGTEQISIAKKLDSVKPPQPTLPPQLVEPTRVQSPSPPPPPVVQPQPPLPQPVTEEVEAPPDVSEVTKGRKGKLPKPKAKDPNKRLMTMEEKSKLGMNLQDLPPEKLGQLVQILKKRNGHLAQDGDEIELDIEAVDNETLWELDRFVTNYKKMASKIKRQGFIRNVTTPPRNMTSMAEMGSAEKRTRKGDAGEEDVDIGEDIPIEDYPSVEIERDGTAVAAAASSGSNSSSGSSSSSSGSSSSGSGGSSSGSDSDADSVQSPFVEAKEA
- the LOC104727219 gene encoding transcription factor GTE7 isoform X1, which translates into the protein MAPAVLATLNEPSYQEQCGAVFMRKFTNQSLAENTNSLHPPPLFNPNPNPNPNFDGSNSGKQFDDSSGFGSYATFNVAGYSSNQLRELKKRFTSELEQVRILRERIDSGTFGTQQAYTLPEVPAVRSAPLNSFAGETNELGPKKKKQKKNVSALKRSNQLATLDPESEKVLAGMLNTCGQILVKLMKHKWAWVFNTPVDVVGLGLHDYHVIVKKPMDLGTVKLNLDKGLYVSPIDFATDVRLTFNNAMSYNPKGQDVYIMAEKLLDHFDGMFNPAFKKFEAQQLKLTGSSSRPEPEFKQEFKPESKQRQWNQNPMVANPRKGTEQISIAKKLDSVKPPQPTLPPQLVEPTRVQSPSPPPPPVVQPQPPLPQPVTEEVEAPPDVSEVTKGRKGKLPKPKAKDPNKRLMTMEEKSKLGMNLQDLPPEKLGQLVQILKKRNGHLAQDGDEIELDIEAVDNETLWELDRFVTNYKKMASKIKRQGFIRNVTTPPRNMTSMAEMGSAEKRTRKGDAGEEDVDIGEDIPIEDYPSVEIERDGTAVAAAASSGSNSSSGSSSSSSGSSSSESGSGGSSSGSDSDADSVQSPFVEAKEA